In Schistocerca serialis cubense isolate TAMUIC-IGC-003099 chromosome 8, iqSchSeri2.2, whole genome shotgun sequence, one genomic interval encodes:
- the LOC126416799 gene encoding odorant receptor Or2-like, which yields MGIFAVLSINILNLCSHVFSLVVMLETDASMSTKIKMFLAAPVFMCQSGLYCLTGQAIIDQSDRLADSAYSCGWPDADQRFKRSLRVLMTRAEQPLCIRVGKLIELSRATFQELLKGTYQLFNLVYQVHTN from the exons ATGGGAATATTTGCGGTTCTTTCTATAAACATTCTCAACTTATGTTCGCACGTCTTCTCACTAGTAGTT ATGCTGGAGACGGACGCCAGTATGTCTACTAAAATCAAAATGTTCCTGGCGGCACCAGTCTTCATGTGTCAGAGTGGTTTGTACTGCCTCACTGGACAGGCGATTATTGACCAG AGCGACCGGCTCGCCGACTCCGCTTACAGTTGCGGGTGGCCAGACGCCGACCAGCGTTTCAAGAGGTCCCTCCGGGTGTTGATGACGCGCGCCGAGCAACCCCTCTGCATCAGAGTGGGCAAGCTCATCGAGCTCTCCAGGGCCACCTTCCAGGAG CTGCTGAAGGGAACGTACCAGCTGTTCAACTTGGTGTACCAGGTCCACACCAACTAG